A single window of Danio rerio strain Tuebingen ecotype United States chromosome 15, GRCz12tu, whole genome shotgun sequence DNA harbors:
- the si:dkey-260j18.2 gene encoding uncharacterized protein LOC325231 (The RefSeq protein has 2 substitutions compared to this genomic sequence) has translation MMNTVRGGGVTWRPQPWKDADRGGGEPLSDSDSEEEDFPDDYSTPLGEYVTQGLKQLLDAQQLCDVTLLVEGKKFMCHRVLLAAVSPYFRAMFTSPLVESRLTEIRLEEVTPYVMETVIHFVYTGEAGLCLDTAEDLFVAAHRLQVMPLQDLCSRFLFEHLSVENCLGMYSLARSHHDQLLLRASLRLVGQHFPRVARQQDFLLLDPGTLGSLLESDRLGVESETEVYDAARRWAEFQPADRYIHMPNLLRHLRPGLLGPDENHRMNKELGPRASTEGMGGPLKPREGMFEKKIVCVDLKPREDETLQERDFTVDCFDPRTGKWEKLAALGSLLCPGCTAVGGRLFVAGGILRSGQVSSSLHEYDVVLNRWISRPLMAEPRAMLGLLGCGGFLYALGGCNRTAFLDTCEKFDLNALTWASGPRLPLPLRSFACAALRCRLYLLGGTTLEQSRAVVHAGVLIYHTVTRTWSRVALDSGATCLAGGVAVRGGVCAIGGYLRDAAKFLDGNYTQAEPLDATGRVLFFREGRGSGVEREVAVGVERGGGGSDRAPSPVVFPGLPRRIAAGGVARWKRRIYVLGGENGSRFYDSVYCWKPGWRSWVQRREKLPGDTGGVSQFGCTTLKFPKKHILTRLRAAQQKRGKEKRPTRSCRVLRYDRASQEV, from the exons ATG ATGAATACAGTCAGAGGTGGAGGGGTTACATGGAGACCACAGCCATGGAAGGATGCAGACAGAGGTGGTGGAGAGCCTCTTTCAGACAGTGACTCTGAGGAAGAGGATTTTCCTGATGACTACTCCACCCCCCTGGGGGAATATGTAACTCAGG GGTTGAAGCAGCTTCTTGATGCTCAGCAGTTGTGTGATGTCACTCTTTTGGTGGAGGGAAAAAAGTTCATGTGTCACAG agtTCTTTTAGCAGCAGTCAGTCCCTATTTCCGTGCCATGTTTACCAGTCCTCTGGTGGAGTCCCGTCTTACTGAGATCCGACTGGAGGAGGTGACGCCCTACGTTATGGAGACCGTTATCCACTTTGTTTATACAGGGGAAGCAGGTCTTAGTCTCGACACAGCGGAGGATTTGTTTGTAGCAGCCCATCGTCTTCAAGTGATGCCCTTGCAGGACCTGTGCTCTCG ATTTCTTTTCGAACACCTGTCTGTGGAGAACTGCCTGGGCATGTACTCTTTGGCTCGTTCCCATCATGACCAGCTGCTTCTTCGGGCTTCTCTGAGGCTGGTGGGCCAGCATTTCCCTCGAGTGGCCCGGCAGCAAGACTTCCTCCTTTTGGACCCAGGAACTCTTGGCAGTTTGTTGGAGTCTGATCGACTGGGTGTCGAGTCTGAGACTGAAGTTTATGATGCAGCAAGACGCTGGGCTGAATTCCAGCCCGCTGATCGCTATATTCACATGCCCAATCTGCTACGCCATTTACGCCCTGGTCTTCTGGGTCCCGATGAGAATCACAGAATGAACAAGGAGCTTGGGCCTCGAGCTAGTACTGAAGGCATGGGAGGACCGCTAAAGCCTCGAGAAGGCATGTTCGAGAAGAAAATAGTCTGTGTAGATCTCAAGCCTAGAGAGGACGAGTCTTTACAGGAGAGGGACTTCACGGTGGACTGCTTTGACCCTCGTACTGGGAAATGGGAGAAGCTGGCGGCCTTGGGATCATTGCTTTGCCCCGGCTGCACTGCTGTTGGAGGTCGATTATTTGTGGCAGGAGGTATCCTAAGGAGTGGCCAGGTCTCGTCATCACTGCATGAGTATGACGTTGTACTCAACCGATGGATTTCAAGACCGCTTATGGCTGAACCGAGAGCGATGCTGGGTCTTCTTGGCTGCGGTGGGTTTTTGTACGCTCTTGGTGGCTGCAATCGAACCGCTTTTCTGGATACGTGTGAAAAATTTGACCTTAATGCACTGACCTGGGCATCGGGACCTCGTTTGCCATTGCCATTGCGCTCTTTCGCTTGCGCTGCCCTTCGATGTCGCCTCTACTTGCTAGGTGGAACCACATTGGAGCAGAGCAGGGCTGTGGTGCATGCTGGCGTGCTAATTTACCACACTGTTACAAGGACCTGGAGCCGCGTCGCTCTCGACTCTGGCGCCACCTGCCTGGCAGGAGGAGTAGCAGTGCGTGGTGGTGTTTGTGCCATAGGAGGTTACTTGCGTGATGCCGCTAAGTTCCTCGACGGCAACTACACCCAGGCAGAACCACTGGATGCCACAGGACGTGTGCTGTTCTTCAGAGAGGGCCGAGGATCAGGAGTAGAGCGGGAGGTTGCGGTCGGTGTAGAGCGAGGCGGTGGCGGAAGCGATCGCGCACCGAGTCCTGTGGTTTTCCCAGGCCTACCGAGGCGCATTGCTGCCGGTGGTGTGGCTAGATGGAAACGCAGGATTTACGTTTTGGGAGGTGAGAACGGATCAAGATTTTATGACAGTGTGTACTGCTGGAAGCCTGGCTGGCGAAGCTGGGTCCAGAGACGGGAGAAACTACCCGGTGATACCGGAGGGGTTAGCCAATTTGGATGTACCACCCTGAAGTTCcccaaaaaacacattttaacacGTCTCCGTGCTGCTCAGCAGAAACGGGGCAAGGAGAAACGGCCAACCAGGTCATGCAGAGTCCTGCGGTACGACCGGGCAAGTCAGGAGGTGTGA
- the sars2 gene encoding serine--tRNA ligase, mitochondrial isoform X1, producing the protein MRRVFTSVADVKQFTKFTLSTVIPSSMASSARVASRVCSFYLLLSSRHGVSSGCRWSGRSCSSASVKSSLYEHVLDGYSHKPELDMKRVCEEAEALTAELEDRRGDLRPADVPLIISVWKNLQKVQEEISHLEGRKQVVSSTVRELVGKHDKSTLSSLEEYGHAREEGRAIREKLNQLYLQEKELEKEHYCRALRLPNRTHPSVPIGDESQARVVEVVGEKREFDFKPKGHLQIGESLDIIRQRRLSHVSGHRSYYLRGAGAQLQFALQNFAMDLLQKRGFIPMVVPDILKSVVFEGCGMQPHAQKSQVYSLNPKRSPDLNLAGTGEVGVAGYFMDHAVNFKDLPVRTVCSSTCYRAETDTGRETWGLYRVHHFTKIEMFGVSANETGEESSQLLDQFVTLQKEIFSSLQLHYRVLDMPTQELGPPAYRKFDIEAWMPGRGSFGEISSASNCTDYQSRRLDIRYEGEDGKLQYAHTVNATACAIPRTIIAILETYQTKKGTVQVPEVLQQYIGMEVIEKPKYTPIKYIGPNQPKRK; encoded by the exons ATGCGAAGAGTATTTACTTCCGTTGCAGACGTAAAACAATTCACAAAGTTTACTCT TTCAACTGTCATCCCATCCAGCATGGCGTCCTCTGCAAGGGTAGCTTCACGGGTTTGCTCTTTCTATCTGCTTTTGTCCTCGAGACACGGTGTCAGCAGTGGCTGCAGATGGTCCGGCCGGTCCTGCTCCTCCGCCTCGGTCAAGAGCAGCCTCTACGAGCATGTGCTGGACGGGTACAGTCACAAACCCGAGCTGGACATGAAGCGAGTGTGCGAGGAGGCGGAGGCGCTGACAGCAGAGCTGGAGGACCGCAGAGGAGACCTGAGGCCAGCAGATGTCCCGCTCATA atttcagTCTGGAAGAATCTACAGAAGGTGCAAGAAGAAATATCACATTTAGAAGGCAGAAAGCAAGTGGTCAGTTCTACAGTCCGTGAGCTTGTG ggTAAACACGACAAATCCACCTTGTCTAGT CTTGAGGAGTACGGTCACGCTAGAGAAGAGGGCAGAGCGATCCGAGAGAAACTCAATCAGCTGTATCTGCAAGAGAAAGAGCTGGAGAAAGAGCATTACTGCCGTGCTTTAAGACTGCCCAACAGAACTCATCCAAGTGTG CCCATTGGAGATGAGAGCCAGGCAAGAGTGGTTGAAGTAGTTGGTGAGAAACGAG AATTTGATTTTAAACCAAAAGGCCACCTGCAAATTGGAGAGAGTCTTGACATCATAAGACAAAG ACGGCTGTCTCACGTGTCAGGACACAGATCTTATTATCTGAGAGGGGCAGGGGCTCAACTGCAGTTTGCCTTGCAGAACTTCGCTATGGATCTTCTTCAGAAACGG GGCTTTATTCCTATGGTTGTTCCTGACATATTAAAATCAGTTGTTTTT GAGGGTTGTGGGATGCAGCCTCATGCTCAGAAATCTCAGGTTTATTCTCTGAATCCCAAACGCTCTCCTGACCTTAATCTTGCTGGTACAGGAGAAGTGGGAGTCGCAG GATATTTCATGGATCATGCTGTAAATTTTAAGGATTTACCTGTCAG GACAGTCTGTAGCAGCACATGCTATCGAGCAGAAACAGACACTGGCAGAGAGACCTGGGGGCTCTACAGAGTTCACCACTTTACCAAG ATTGAGATGTTCGGTGTGAGTGCAAATGAGACTGGGGAGGAGAGCTCGCAGTTGCTGGATCAGTTCGTCACGTTACAGAAAGAGATTTTCTCATCTCTACAGCTTCACTACAG GGTCTTGGATATGCCCACTCAAGAACTGGGGCCTCCTGCCTATCGAAAGTTTGATATTGAGGCATGGATGCCAGGCAGAGGCAGCTTTGGAGAG ATTTCCAGTGCCTCAAACTGCACAGATTACCAGAGCCGCCGTCTTGATATTCGATATGAGGGAGAAGATGGAAAACTTCAATATGCGCATACA GTGAACGCTACAGCTTGTGCTATTCCACGTACCATCATTGCTATTTTGGAGACATACCAAACCAAG AAAGGAACAGTTCAGGTTCCTGAGGTGTTGCAGCAGTACATCGGCATGGAAGTGATAGAAAAGCCTAAATACACTCCTATAAAGTATATTGGACCAAATCAACCCAAGCGAAAATAA
- the sars2 gene encoding serine--tRNA ligase, mitochondrial isoform X2, whose protein sequence is MRRVFTSVADVKQFTKFTLSTVIPSSMASSARVASRVCSFYLLLSSRHGVSSGCRWSGRSCSSASVKSSLYEHVLDGYSHKPELDMKRVCEEAEALTAELEDRRGDLRPADVPLIISVWKNLQKVQEEISHLEGRKQVVSSTVRELVGKHDKSTLSSLEEYGHAREEGRAIREKLNQLYLQEKELEKEHYCRALRLPNRTHPSVPIGDESQARVVEVVGEKREFDFKPKGHLQIGESLDIIRQRRLSHVSGHRSYYLRGAGAQLQFALQNFAMDLLQKREGCGMQPHAQKSQVYSLNPKRSPDLNLAGTGEVGVAGYFMDHAVNFKDLPVRTVCSSTCYRAETDTGRETWGLYRVHHFTKIEMFGVSANETGEESSQLLDQFVTLQKEIFSSLQLHYRVLDMPTQELGPPAYRKFDIEAWMPGRGSFGEISSASNCTDYQSRRLDIRYEGEDGKLQYAHTVNATACAIPRTIIAILETYQTKKGTVQVPEVLQQYIGMEVIEKPKYTPIKYIGPNQPKRK, encoded by the exons ATGCGAAGAGTATTTACTTCCGTTGCAGACGTAAAACAATTCACAAAGTTTACTCT TTCAACTGTCATCCCATCCAGCATGGCGTCCTCTGCAAGGGTAGCTTCACGGGTTTGCTCTTTCTATCTGCTTTTGTCCTCGAGACACGGTGTCAGCAGTGGCTGCAGATGGTCCGGCCGGTCCTGCTCCTCCGCCTCGGTCAAGAGCAGCCTCTACGAGCATGTGCTGGACGGGTACAGTCACAAACCCGAGCTGGACATGAAGCGAGTGTGCGAGGAGGCGGAGGCGCTGACAGCAGAGCTGGAGGACCGCAGAGGAGACCTGAGGCCAGCAGATGTCCCGCTCATA atttcagTCTGGAAGAATCTACAGAAGGTGCAAGAAGAAATATCACATTTAGAAGGCAGAAAGCAAGTGGTCAGTTCTACAGTCCGTGAGCTTGTG ggTAAACACGACAAATCCACCTTGTCTAGT CTTGAGGAGTACGGTCACGCTAGAGAAGAGGGCAGAGCGATCCGAGAGAAACTCAATCAGCTGTATCTGCAAGAGAAAGAGCTGGAGAAAGAGCATTACTGCCGTGCTTTAAGACTGCCCAACAGAACTCATCCAAGTGTG CCCATTGGAGATGAGAGCCAGGCAAGAGTGGTTGAAGTAGTTGGTGAGAAACGAG AATTTGATTTTAAACCAAAAGGCCACCTGCAAATTGGAGAGAGTCTTGACATCATAAGACAAAG ACGGCTGTCTCACGTGTCAGGACACAGATCTTATTATCTGAGAGGGGCAGGGGCTCAACTGCAGTTTGCCTTGCAGAACTTCGCTATGGATCTTCTTCAGAAACGG GAGGGTTGTGGGATGCAGCCTCATGCTCAGAAATCTCAGGTTTATTCTCTGAATCCCAAACGCTCTCCTGACCTTAATCTTGCTGGTACAGGAGAAGTGGGAGTCGCAG GATATTTCATGGATCATGCTGTAAATTTTAAGGATTTACCTGTCAG GACAGTCTGTAGCAGCACATGCTATCGAGCAGAAACAGACACTGGCAGAGAGACCTGGGGGCTCTACAGAGTTCACCACTTTACCAAG ATTGAGATGTTCGGTGTGAGTGCAAATGAGACTGGGGAGGAGAGCTCGCAGTTGCTGGATCAGTTCGTCACGTTACAGAAAGAGATTTTCTCATCTCTACAGCTTCACTACAG GGTCTTGGATATGCCCACTCAAGAACTGGGGCCTCCTGCCTATCGAAAGTTTGATATTGAGGCATGGATGCCAGGCAGAGGCAGCTTTGGAGAG ATTTCCAGTGCCTCAAACTGCACAGATTACCAGAGCCGCCGTCTTGATATTCGATATGAGGGAGAAGATGGAAAACTTCAATATGCGCATACA GTGAACGCTACAGCTTGTGCTATTCCACGTACCATCATTGCTATTTTGGAGACATACCAAACCAAG AAAGGAACAGTTCAGGTTCCTGAGGTGTTGCAGCAGTACATCGGCATGGAAGTGATAGAAAAGCCTAAATACACTCCTATAAAGTATATTGGACCAAATCAACCCAAGCGAAAATAA
- the sars2 gene encoding serine--tRNA ligase, mitochondrial isoform X3 — protein MRRVFTSVADVKQFTKFTLSTVIPSSMASSARVASRVCSFYLLLSSRHGVSSGCRWSGRSCSSASVKSSLYEHVLDGYSHKPELDMKRVCEEAEALTAELEDRRGDLRPADVPLIISVWKNLQKVQEEISHLEGRKQVVSSTVRELVGKHDKSTLSSLEEYGHAREEGRAIREKLNQLYLQEKELEKEHYCRALRLPNRTHPSVPIGDESQARVVEVVGEKREFDFKPKGHLQIGESLDIIRQRRLSHVSGHRSYYLRGAGAQLQFALQNFAMDLLQKRHGGGKYMIFVSKLRYPASKPWRRPVTRWR, from the exons ATGCGAAGAGTATTTACTTCCGTTGCAGACGTAAAACAATTCACAAAGTTTACTCT TTCAACTGTCATCCCATCCAGCATGGCGTCCTCTGCAAGGGTAGCTTCACGGGTTTGCTCTTTCTATCTGCTTTTGTCCTCGAGACACGGTGTCAGCAGTGGCTGCAGATGGTCCGGCCGGTCCTGCTCCTCCGCCTCGGTCAAGAGCAGCCTCTACGAGCATGTGCTGGACGGGTACAGTCACAAACCCGAGCTGGACATGAAGCGAGTGTGCGAGGAGGCGGAGGCGCTGACAGCAGAGCTGGAGGACCGCAGAGGAGACCTGAGGCCAGCAGATGTCCCGCTCATA atttcagTCTGGAAGAATCTACAGAAGGTGCAAGAAGAAATATCACATTTAGAAGGCAGAAAGCAAGTGGTCAGTTCTACAGTCCGTGAGCTTGTG ggTAAACACGACAAATCCACCTTGTCTAGT CTTGAGGAGTACGGTCACGCTAGAGAAGAGGGCAGAGCGATCCGAGAGAAACTCAATCAGCTGTATCTGCAAGAGAAAGAGCTGGAGAAAGAGCATTACTGCCGTGCTTTAAGACTGCCCAACAGAACTCATCCAAGTGTG CCCATTGGAGATGAGAGCCAGGCAAGAGTGGTTGAAGTAGTTGGTGAGAAACGAG AATTTGATTTTAAACCAAAAGGCCACCTGCAAATTGGAGAGAGTCTTGACATCATAAGACAAAG ACGGCTGTCTCACGTGTCAGGACACAGATCTTATTATCTGAGAGGGGCAGGGGCTCAACTGCAGTTTGCCTTGCAGAACTTCGCTATGGATCTTCTTCAGAAACGG CATGGTGGTGGAAAGTATATGATCTTCGTCTCCAAGCTGAGGTACCCCGCATCCAAGCCATGGAGGAGGCCTGTGACCAGATGGAGGTAG
- the sars2 gene encoding serine--tRNA ligase, mitochondrial (The RefSeq protein has 8 substitutions compared to this genomic sequence), translated as MASSARAASRVCSFYLLLSSRHGVSSGCRWSGRSCSSAPVRSSLYEHVLDGYSHKPELDMRRVCEEAEALTAELEDRRGDLRPADVPLIISVWKNLQKVQEEISHLEGRKQVVSSTVRELVGKHDKSTLSSLEEYGHAREEGRAIREKLNQLYLQEKELEKEHYCRALRLPNRTHPSVPIGDESQARVVEVVGEKREFDFKPKGHLQIGESLDIIRQRRLSHVSGHRSYYLRGAGAQLQFALQNFAMDLLQKRGFIPMVVPDILKSVVFEGCGMQPHAQKSQVYSLNPKRSPDLNLAGTGKVGVAGYFMDHAVNLKDLPVRTVCSSTCYRAETDTGRETWGLYRVHHFTKIEMLGVSANETGEESSQLLDQFVTLQKEIFSSLKLHYRVLDMPTQELGPPAYRKFDIEAWMPGRGSFGEISSASNCTDYQSRRLDIRYEGEDGKLQYAHTVNATACAIPRTIIAILETYQTKKGTVQVPEVLQQYIGMEVIEKPKYTPIKYIGPNQPKRK; from the exons ATGGCGTCCTCTGCAAGGGTAGCTTCACGGGTTTGCTCTTTCTATCTGCTTTTGTCCTCGAGACACGGTGTCAGCAGTGGCTGCAGATGGTCCGGCCGGTCCTGCTCCTCCGCCTCGGTCAAGAGCAGCCTCTACGAGCATGTGCTGGACGGGTACAGTCACAAACCCGAGCTGGACATGAAGCGAGTGTGCGAGGAGGCGGAGGCGCTGACAGCAGAGCTGGAGGACCGCAGAGGAGACCTGAGGCCAGCAGATGTCCCGCTCATA atttcagTCTGGAAGAATCTACAGAAGGTGCAAGAAGAAATATCACATTTAGAAGGCAGAAAGCAAGTGGTCAGTTCTACAGTCCGTGAGCTTGTG ggTAAACACGACAAATCCACCTTGTCTAGT CTTGAGGAGTACGGTCACGCTAGAGAAGAGGGCAGAGCGATCCGAGAGAAACTCAATCAGCTGTATCTGCAAGAGAAAGAGCTGGAGAAAGAGCATTACTGCCGTGCTTTAAGACTGCCCAACAGAACTCATCCAAGTGTG CCCATTGGAGATGAGAGCCAGGCAAGAGTGGTTGAAGTAGTTGGTGAGAAACGAG AATTTGATTTTAAACCAAAAGGCCACCTGCAAATTGGAGAGAGTCTTGACATCATAAGACAAAG ACGGCTGTCTCACGTGTCAGGACACAGATCTTATTATCTGAGAGGGGCAGGGGCTCAACTGCAGTTTGCCTTGCAGAACTTCGCTATGGATCTTCTTCAGAAACGG GGCTTTATTCCTATGGTTGTTCCTGACATATTAAAATCAGTTGTTTTT GAGGGTTGTGGGATGCAGCCTCATGCTCAGAAATCTCAGGTTTATTCTCTGAATCCCAAACGCTCTCCTGACCTTAATCTTGCTGGTACAGGAGAAGTGGGAGTCGCAG GATATTTCATGGATCATGCTGTAAATTTTAAGGATTTACCTGTCAG GACAGTCTGTAGCAGCACATGCTATCGAGCAGAAACAGACACTGGCAGAGAGACCTGGGGGCTCTACAGAGTTCACCACTTTACCAAG ATTGAGATGTTCGGTGTGAGTGCAAATGAGACTGGGGAGGAGAGCTCGCAGTTGCTGGATCAGTTCGTCACGTTACAGAAAGAGATTTTCTCATCTCTACAGCTTCACTACAG GGTCTTGGATATGCCCACTCAAGAACTGGGGCCTCCTGCCTATCGAAAGTTTGATATTGAGGCATGGATGCCAGGCAGAGGCAGCTTTGGAGAG ATTTCCAGTGCCTCAAACTGCACAGATTACCAGAGCCGCCGTCTTGATATTCGATATGAGGGAGAAGATGGAAAACTTCAATATGCGCATACA GTGAACGCTACAGCTTGTGCTATTCCACGTACCATCATTGCTATTTTGGAGACATACCAAACCAAG AAAGGAACAGTTCAGGTTCCTGAGGTGTTGCAGCAGTACATCGGCATGGAAGTGATAGAAAAGCCTAAATACACTCCTATAAAGTATATTGGACCAAATCAACCCAAGCGAAAATAA